From the Candidatus Peregrinibacteria bacterium genome, one window contains:
- a CDS encoding DUF58 domain-containing protein: MKKVRRLEIRTQRDVTGIFAGNYRSSFRGTGVEYEDVREYQEGDDVRSIDWGVTAREGKPFIKLYREEREMNTFLVLDTSANMNFGTTKRLKKETALEAMALLAFSVFRSSDRLGAFFFQKDAPLFFPSKKGKGNMLRILQKAMLATNEQNSVQTPSGAETLQSFSKLSKKKRGICFFLSDRIPQESEKEILLLNQRYDFVFLRCTDPFEMHPKSTGIFPFFDTESRQVQSGGGQIFWKNYASAQEEEEQRLQSFLKRGKIDTLTISTEENIAEKLFSFFKARQRKFSF, from the coding sequence ATGAAAAAAGTGCGACGGCTTGAAATTCGCACACAAAGAGATGTGACTGGGATTTTTGCGGGAAACTATCGCTCTTCCTTTCGAGGAACCGGTGTTGAATATGAAGATGTTCGTGAATACCAAGAGGGAGATGATGTTCGCTCAATCGATTGGGGCGTTACTGCTCGCGAAGGAAAGCCATTTATAAAGCTCTATCGCGAAGAACGAGAGATGAACACTTTTCTTGTTCTTGATACGTCCGCAAATATGAATTTTGGCACTACAAAAAGACTCAAAAAAGAAACGGCGCTCGAGGCAATGGCACTCCTCGCGTTTTCTGTATTTCGCAGTAGTGATCGTCTCGGTGCCTTTTTCTTTCAGAAAGACGCTCCGCTTTTTTTTCCTTCCAAAAAAGGAAAGGGGAATATGCTTCGCATTCTCCAAAAGGCAATGTTGGCAACAAACGAGCAAAATTCTGTACAAACACCAAGCGGAGCAGAAACATTACAGTCTTTTTCCAAGCTCTCAAAAAAGAAGCGCGGTATTTGCTTTTTTCTTTCCGACCGTATTCCACAGGAATCAGAGAAAGAAATACTCCTCCTCAACCAACGATACGACTTTGTGTTTCTTCGTTGTACTGATCCTTTTGAGATGCACCCAAAAAGCACCGGAATATTTCCTTTTTTTGATACAGAATCTCGACAAGTGCAATCCGGAGGAGGGCAAATATTTTGGAAAAATTACGCCTCAGCACAAGAGGAAGAAGAACAGCGCCTGCAATCATTTTTAAAGCGCGGAAAAATCGACACACTCACGATTTCCACAGAAGAGAATATTGCAGAAAAACTCTTCTCCTTTTTTAAGGCACGACAAAGGAAGTTTTCCTTCTAA
- the pheS gene encoding phenylalanine--tRNA ligase subunit alpha, producing MQQELTQIRQEALQKIAEAKTTEELRKVEIEFLGRKQGKLALLLRDLSGLSEEERPKIGKLGNEAKNEIAQAIEEKEASFSTSEKENEFYDVTLSGIPQRTGRHHPLSRFIREVEDVFGRLGFETVEGPEVDDDWHNFGALNFTEHHPAREMQDTFFVGNLVNHVLRTQTSNVQIHYMEGKEPPFRVIAPGKVFRKDSDATHSPMFHQVEGLMIDRDVSISHLKFVLLSALRELISSDLELRFRTSYFPFTEPSLEVDASCPICSGKSPECRVCKGTGWLEIGGAGMVHPNVLRNVGVNPEEWNGFAFGFGIERQVMIRHSIPEIRSFFENDLRFLEQF from the coding sequence ATGCAACAGGAGCTTACACAGATTCGACAAGAAGCACTTCAAAAAATAGCGGAAGCAAAAACTACTGAGGAGCTTCGAAAGGTAGAAATTGAATTTCTCGGTAGAAAACAGGGGAAATTAGCACTTCTTCTTCGTGATCTCTCGGGGCTTTCTGAAGAAGAGCGACCAAAAATAGGAAAACTTGGGAATGAGGCAAAAAATGAAATCGCGCAAGCAATAGAGGAAAAAGAGGCATCTTTTTCTACTTCTGAAAAAGAGAATGAGTTTTATGATGTTACGCTTTCGGGAATACCTCAGCGAACAGGTCGTCACCATCCGCTGTCTCGCTTTATTCGTGAAGTAGAAGATGTCTTTGGGCGACTTGGATTTGAAACCGTAGAAGGACCAGAAGTTGATGATGATTGGCACAATTTTGGCGCACTCAATTTTACAGAGCATCATCCGGCGCGCGAAATGCAAGATACGTTTTTTGTGGGTAATCTCGTGAATCACGTTCTTCGGACACAAACATCAAATGTGCAGATTCACTACATGGAAGGAAAAGAACCACCGTTTCGGGTCATTGCTCCGGGAAAAGTGTTTCGAAAAGATTCCGATGCAACGCATTCTCCCATGTTCCATCAGGTAGAAGGGCTTATGATTGATCGGGATGTTTCGATTTCTCATCTCAAATTTGTGCTTCTTTCTGCTTTGCGTGAACTCATTTCGTCAGATTTGGAACTCCGCTTTCGCACCTCATATTTTCCGTTCACAGAGCCAAGTTTAGAAGTGGATGCGAGTTGCCCTATTTGTTCGGGAAAATCTCCAGAATGTCGTGTGTGCAAGGGTACCGGCTGGCTTGAGATTGGTGGCGCAGGAATGGTACACCCAAATGTTCTTCGGAATGTCGGAGTGAACCCCGAGGAATGGAATGGGTTTGCATTTGGATTTGGCATTGAACGCCAAGTGATGATCCGTCATAGCATTCCCGAAATCCGCAGTTTTTTTGAGAATGACCTCCGATTTTTAGAGCAGTTCTAG
- a CDS encoding ATPase, whose amino-acid sequence MAQVGIREYDAKEILRRELPKVSAEKVTISEKRMLVTPETDWKKLEKEHPWIVEEKLVAKPDQLFGKRGKHGLIGLKLDAKQTQEWIAEKAKTSTSIGKTSGILTHFLVEPFTPHEEEYYVSIRAERDRDVIAFSTKGGVEIEENWEKVMEVSVGILENIEDVDLANRFPKTAHHQEIVAFITALYNVFVKGHFSFLEINPFTFVGDNVVALDAVAKVDDTAAFECRKIWGDIEFPVPFGRSFTKEEEYIRKRDENTGASLKLTILNPKGKIWTMVAGGGASVIYADTISDLGFGKEMANYGEYSGDPSREDTRAYAETVLELMTREQAGKVLIVGGGIANFTDVAKTFTGIIEALQKYAEKLKAQNIKVFVRRGGPNYKEGLQRIQNAANELGIEMQVFGPETHMTSIVRMAVESLN is encoded by the coding sequence ATGGCACAAGTTGGCATTCGCGAATATGACGCAAAAGAAATTTTGAGGCGAGAGCTTCCAAAAGTTTCTGCCGAAAAGGTAACCATTTCGGAAAAAAGAATGCTCGTAACACCAGAAACCGACTGGAAAAAACTCGAAAAAGAGCATCCGTGGATTGTTGAAGAAAAACTTGTCGCAAAGCCTGATCAACTTTTTGGAAAACGCGGAAAACACGGACTCATTGGATTAAAATTAGACGCAAAGCAAACTCAAGAATGGATTGCAGAAAAAGCAAAAACTTCTACGAGCATTGGTAAAACAAGCGGAATATTGACGCATTTTCTCGTAGAACCATTCACACCACACGAAGAAGAATATTATGTCTCCATCCGCGCGGAACGAGACAGAGATGTTATTGCTTTTTCCACTAAAGGTGGCGTGGAAATTGAAGAAAACTGGGAAAAGGTGATGGAAGTTTCTGTGGGGATTTTGGAAAATATTGAAGATGTTGATCTTGCAAACAGGTTCCCAAAAACGGCACATCACCAAGAGATTGTTGCGTTCATCACTGCGCTCTACAACGTATTTGTCAAAGGACATTTCTCATTTTTAGAAATCAATCCATTCACTTTTGTCGGAGACAATGTTGTCGCGCTTGACGCGGTCGCAAAAGTGGATGATACGGCAGCATTTGAATGCCGAAAAATTTGGGGAGATATTGAGTTCCCCGTCCCTTTTGGGCGAAGCTTTACCAAGGAAGAAGAATATATTCGCAAAAGAGATGAAAATACGGGAGCTTCTTTAAAACTCACCATTCTCAATCCGAAAGGGAAAATATGGACTATGGTCGCGGGTGGCGGTGCGAGTGTGATTTATGCGGACACTATTTCTGACCTCGGCTTTGGAAAAGAAATGGCAAATTACGGCGAATACAGCGGCGACCCTTCTCGCGAGGATACGCGCGCCTACGCAGAAACAGTGTTGGAGCTCATGACACGCGAACAAGCTGGAAAAGTGCTTATTGTTGGCGGAGGAATAGCGAATTTTACAGATGTTGCCAAAACCTTTACCGGTATTATTGAGGCACTTCAAAAATATGCGGAAAAACTCAAGGCACAAAATATAAAGGTGTTTGTGCGACGCGGCGGACCAAATTATAAAGAAGGATTACAACGCATTCAAAACGCGGCAAACGAACTCGGAATAGAAATGCAAGTTTTTGGACCCGAAACACACATGACGAGTATTGTGAGAATGGCAGTAGAGAGCCTGAACTAA
- a CDS encoding ATP citrate synthase: MTTSLFASSTQAIVYGYQEKAVQRMLDFDTVCGRTIPSVSAIINPTRRGYHKAFFGKTEILIPLFKTLKEAVQKCPQADVLINFSSYRSAYTTTQEALEAESIRTVIVIAEGVPERYARTLAAQAKEKGKWLIGPATVGGVAAGKFKIGNAGGTIKNIIASKLQRPGSVGFVSKSGGMSNEMYRVIADNANGICEGIAIGGDAFAGSTLLDHVLRFEENPEIQMIVVLGEIGGTEEHSIADAIREKKITKPVVAWVTGTCAKEFPTEVQFGHAGAKSGGKGESADEKNTALREAGAIVPNSFDDFGEKIKETYETLVEKGDITPQPEPVDVSHIAEDYAIARKTGRIRKPSDIICSISCDTGEEATYLGEPISSIVEDKTKGIGYTLGLLWLKKKLPIFAAEYIEMILETVADHGPCVSGAHNAIVAARAGKDVVSSLTSGLLTIGPRFGGAIDGAANFFFDAYFRGLSPEEFIQEMKKKGVNIPGIGHKIKSTANPDKRVESLKKFAKKHFAFTELLDYALQVETLTTAKKGNLILNVDGCIGTTFIDMMKSLPELFSEEEVREIISLGMLNGLFVLGRSIGILGHIFDQNRLGQGLYRFPMDDVLYLTKGETN; encoded by the coding sequence ATGACTACCTCTCTTTTTGCCTCCTCTACTCAAGCCATTGTCTACGGCTACCAAGAAAAAGCGGTGCAACGCATGCTCGATTTTGACACCGTCTGTGGACGCACCATTCCGAGTGTTTCTGCGATTATCAATCCGACACGCCGTGGCTACCACAAAGCATTTTTTGGAAAAACGGAAATTCTCATTCCCCTCTTTAAAACCTTGAAAGAGGCAGTACAAAAATGTCCACAAGCGGATGTGCTCATCAATTTCTCTTCATATCGCAGTGCGTATACAACTACACAAGAAGCGTTAGAAGCAGAAAGTATTCGTACGGTAATTGTTATTGCAGAAGGTGTTCCCGAGCGATACGCACGTACTCTCGCCGCACAGGCAAAAGAAAAGGGAAAGTGGCTTATTGGTCCAGCAACCGTGGGAGGCGTTGCCGCAGGAAAATTTAAAATTGGAAATGCCGGAGGAACCATTAAAAATATTATTGCGAGTAAACTCCAACGCCCAGGTTCGGTTGGTTTTGTGAGTAAATCTGGCGGAATGAGCAACGAGATGTATCGAGTGATTGCGGATAATGCCAACGGCATTTGCGAAGGAATCGCCATTGGCGGAGATGCCTTTGCTGGTTCCACACTTCTTGATCATGTGTTGCGATTTGAGGAAAATCCGGAAATACAAATGATCGTCGTGCTCGGAGAAATTGGAGGAACAGAGGAGCACAGCATTGCTGATGCCATTCGTGAGAAAAAGATTACAAAGCCCGTTGTTGCTTGGGTTACGGGAACGTGCGCTAAAGAATTTCCCACAGAAGTGCAGTTTGGACATGCTGGCGCAAAATCTGGAGGAAAAGGTGAAAGCGCAGATGAAAAGAATACCGCGCTTCGAGAAGCCGGTGCCATTGTGCCAAACTCGTTCGATGACTTTGGGGAAAAAATCAAAGAAACCTACGAAACGCTTGTGGAAAAAGGAGACATCACACCACAACCAGAACCGGTGGATGTTTCACATATTGCGGAAGATTATGCCATAGCACGAAAAACGGGAAGAATCCGAAAACCAAGTGATATTATCTGCTCTATTTCGTGCGATACCGGAGAAGAAGCCACCTATTTAGGTGAGCCCATCAGTTCGATTGTGGAAGACAAAACCAAGGGAATCGGCTATACGTTGGGGCTTTTATGGCTCAAGAAAAAACTCCCGATTTTTGCCGCGGAATACATTGAAATGATTCTCGAAACCGTTGCCGATCACGGACCATGTGTTTCCGGAGCACACAACGCCATTGTTGCCGCACGTGCCGGAAAAGATGTGGTTTCCTCTCTCACAAGTGGACTTCTCACAATTGGACCTCGCTTTGGTGGGGCTATTGACGGAGCGGCAAACTTCTTTTTCGATGCATATTTCCGTGGACTTTCACCAGAAGAATTTATTCAAGAAATGAAGAAAAAAGGAGTGAATATTCCCGGAATCGGACACAAAATCAAAAGCACGGCAAACCCCGACAAGCGCGTTGAAAGTTTGAAAAAATTTGCCAAGAAACATTTTGCTTTCACAGAGCTTCTCGACTACGCCTTGCAAGTAGAAACGCTTACAACCGCCAAAAAAGGGAATCTCATTTTAAATGTAGATGGATGTATCGGAACGACATTTATTGACATGATGAAGAGCCTCCCCGAACTTTTTTCGGAGGAAGAAGTTCGCGAAATAATTTCACTCGGAATGCTCAACGGACTCTTTGTTCTCGGAAGAAGCATTGGCATTCTCGGACATATTTTTGATCAAAATCGCCTTGGGCAAGGGCTCTACCGATTCCCCATGGATGACGTACTCTATTTAACAAAAGGAGAAACAAACTAG
- a CDS encoding VWA domain-containing protein: MPFSFLNTGTTSLLLIGAGVILSGLFLVFSEKIYRTFLLQFHPKMFRGGASGRKVRFQKRRIREALFLLSCLFLGIVLLRPVGGEKGSFQQAEGIDTIFVVDVSQSMRALDFSDGRKNVDRLEMSKRMMRKFVEEHPEHRYGLVVFAGEAFTVSPLTFDHETFLTFLEGISPEDVVKQGTNLESALTEMTNRFTSAGDEERGRLAVLITDGEEQKGNYEGAAKRAKKEGITLLMVGIGSKDGSRIPEGTDLFGNVLYKTHQGEMVLTRLNETPLKEIAKLTDGVYLHPTSESEFLAISDTVDTLKKTKIEVPVPTEGLSEQYEIFAKLAFLCFLLGILIPFSPHAMQRNLVFLLLPLLFSGCDITKTPFAYSTNKGNTAYLEKDWKRADFEYQTAEQVSPSDEMATAKENRGLVAFEKQEYETAQSFFEEAEKSCPPKEEHCADASYHLGNTLYRLGEKEGDSSQKKTKWESAIAAYDRALARNSEDKEAKENKEFVQKKLEELQKQQEEKKNGKQNQQGEDKKGDSDQKNQQKDSEKKSEDKKGGEGTKQQENNSQEQKLSEDMKQEIERYLQELDQTEQDTNQFFDRFGQGKSQQQDPFLQQFFEQDPFFQDGTQKDPNEKDW, encoded by the coding sequence ATGCCATTCTCATTCCTGAATACCGGAACAACCTCACTTCTCCTCATTGGAGCAGGAGTAATACTTTCCGGACTTTTTCTTGTTTTTTCGGAAAAAATCTATCGAACATTCCTCCTTCAGTTTCATCCAAAAATGTTTAGAGGGGGCGCATCAGGAAGAAAGGTTCGATTTCAAAAACGACGCATACGAGAAGCACTTTTTCTTCTTTCGTGCCTTTTTTTGGGAATTGTCCTCTTGCGTCCTGTAGGAGGAGAAAAAGGATCGTTTCAACAAGCAGAAGGAATTGACACTATTTTTGTCGTGGATGTTTCCCAGAGTATGCGCGCGCTCGATTTTTCGGATGGTCGAAAAAATGTGGATCGACTCGAAATGTCAAAGCGCATGATGCGAAAATTTGTCGAAGAGCATCCAGAGCATCGCTATGGACTTGTCGTATTTGCTGGAGAAGCATTTACAGTTTCTCCACTCACATTTGATCACGAAACCTTTCTCACCTTTTTGGAAGGCATTTCTCCTGAAGATGTTGTAAAACAGGGAACCAATCTTGAAAGTGCTCTTACGGAAATGACAAATCGATTCACTTCCGCAGGAGATGAAGAACGAGGACGACTTGCGGTTCTTATTACAGATGGAGAAGAGCAGAAAGGGAATTATGAAGGCGCCGCAAAACGAGCAAAAAAAGAAGGAATAACACTCCTCATGGTGGGTATTGGAAGCAAGGATGGAAGCCGAATTCCCGAAGGAACCGATCTCTTTGGAAATGTGCTGTACAAAACCCATCAGGGAGAAATGGTACTCACACGTCTCAATGAAACACCGCTCAAAGAAATTGCAAAACTTACCGATGGAGTATACCTGCACCCCACAAGTGAATCGGAATTCCTCGCCATTTCCGATACAGTAGATACACTCAAAAAAACAAAAATAGAGGTACCTGTCCCCACAGAAGGACTCTCCGAACAATACGAGATATTTGCAAAACTTGCGTTCCTCTGTTTTCTCCTCGGGATACTGATTCCATTTTCTCCACATGCCATGCAGAGAAATCTCGTTTTTCTTCTTCTCCCACTCCTCTTTTCAGGATGTGATATTACAAAAACTCCCTTCGCCTATTCGACCAATAAGGGAAACACTGCATATCTTGAGAAAGATTGGAAAAGAGCGGACTTTGAATATCAAACAGCAGAACAGGTATCACCATCAGATGAAATGGCAACCGCAAAAGAAAACCGCGGACTTGTGGCATTTGAAAAACAGGAATACGAAACCGCACAATCGTTTTTTGAAGAAGCAGAAAAAAGCTGTCCACCAAAGGAGGAGCATTGCGCGGATGCGTCATATCATTTAGGAAACACCCTATATCGCTTAGGAGAAAAAGAAGGAGATTCTTCTCAAAAGAAAACAAAATGGGAATCGGCAATAGCTGCCTACGACCGCGCACTTGCACGGAATTCCGAAGACAAAGAGGCAAAAGAGAACAAAGAATTTGTTCAAAAAAAATTGGAGGAATTACAAAAACAGCAAGAAGAAAAGAAAAATGGAAAGCAAAATCAACAAGGGGAGGATAAAAAAGGAGATAGCGATCAGAAAAATCAGCAAAAAGATTCCGAAAAAAAATCTGAAGACAAAAAAGGAGGAGAAGGAACAAAACAACAGGAAAATAATTCCCAAGAACAGAAACTCAGCGAAGACATGAAACAAGAAATAGAACGCTACCTTCAAGAACTTGATCAAACTGAACAAGACACAAACCAATTTTTTGACCGATTCGGACAAGGAAAATCGCAACAACAAGATCCATTTTTACAACAGTTTTTTGAGCAAGATCCGTTTTTTCAAGATGGAACACAAAAAGATCCAAACGAAAAGGATTGGTAA
- a CDS encoding VWA domain-containing protein produces the protein MWSATPLFLITLIVSGFIILLARPQIPLSITNQSKEGIDIFLAIDVSESMLAEDLKPNRMEAAKEVLGKFLDELIGDRVGIIIFSGKPFTQSPLTFDVNILREYMKTITTDSIQQNIRGLNGTAIGDALLSAVKKFGSSEEKRSKVIILLTDGDANTGADPLIAAQYAHENNVRIYTIGVGTEKGAPLPYRDPFGQKQYAKDQSGNLIMSKFNEESLKSIASTADGKYFRADSNEALKSILEEINALEKSKIEYRFAVKYRELFVPFAGGTFLLLLLFLGIRTRFFSAW, from the coding sequence GTGTGGTCTGCCACCCCTCTCTTTCTCATTACACTTATCGTAAGCGGTTTTATTATTCTTCTCGCACGTCCGCAAATTCCCCTCTCTATTACAAACCAAAGCAAAGAAGGAATTGATATTTTTCTTGCGATTGATGTTTCGGAATCAATGCTTGCGGAAGACCTCAAACCAAATCGTATGGAAGCCGCAAAAGAGGTTCTTGGAAAGTTTCTCGATGAGCTAATAGGAGATCGCGTGGGAATTATTATTTTCTCGGGAAAACCGTTTACTCAGTCGCCCCTTACATTTGATGTAAATATTCTTCGGGAATACATGAAAACGATTACGACCGACAGCATTCAGCAAAATATCCGCGGACTCAATGGAACTGCCATTGGAGATGCCCTTCTTTCTGCCGTGAAAAAATTTGGAAGCAGTGAGGAAAAACGCTCAAAAGTCATTATTCTTTTGACTGATGGAGATGCCAACACTGGGGCAGATCCGCTTATTGCCGCACAATACGCTCACGAAAACAATGTACGGATCTATACCATTGGTGTTGGAACCGAAAAGGGGGCACCACTCCCCTACCGTGATCCATTTGGACAAAAACAATATGCGAAAGATCAATCTGGAAACCTTATTATGAGCAAATTTAATGAAGAATCGCTCAAAAGCATTGCCAGTACTGCAGACGGAAAATATTTCCGTGCCGATAGCAACGAGGCACTCAAAAGTATTCTTGAAGAAATTAATGCGCTCGAAAAGTCAAAAATAGAATATCGCTTTGCCGTCAAATATCGAGAACTCTTTGTACCATTTGCTGGAGGCACGTTTCTTCTCCTTCTTCTTTTTCTCGGAATACGCACTCGCTTTTTTTCTGCTTGGTAG
- a CDS encoding S8 family serine peptidase, with product MKIFSKKIISILTGSCALFLIFGSPTWGAKSVGDTTTSEKETEAFVNISPPTLGISSGRPQYVENEVLLFLKPDSQVVRNANFAVQTFGKLSMEDGEKVFAQSISQAFSANDPNDLEVETKILFNKENGIDSFSLSGEGDEIIMATVKSKSKSSEELLETYKNDPNILSADLNGIRYPTTNYENKDNLWHYFNNQNNAGVNADKVWATGVTGEGVVVAVIDTGIDLNHPEFQGQLVTGYDFSGNNDTDPSDTEGHGTHVAGTIAAKKDNNGVVGIAPDAKIMPLKVFGGDGGAYDNDIFEAISYATQNGANVINMSLGGDGVCSNNWQNQINTAVNAGVTIVVASGNSGQEGNPTETPASCNGIITVGATDFYKKIAPFSSYGNWVDIAAPGAGECVGNNTESCRENGIGSTWLSNQYARLIGTSMASPHIAGIAALMKSKDPSLTPAQILQIMCDNAEDIDAPGKDVKSGCGFANAEKILAAVSGGGGGATLAVSPTTQSIAVGASVTNIAVSNSASEHTFTLNAGTTGITKNQCSDGSTTCTLTAPTAIGTATLTVKKTGQTDAVATIIVTDNTIPPPPPRPPKTCSSGNSELKTIDFTGSALSQWKHEISYCDCDLSDVQISTARVAGSGQTPPSVTLKQNINFNSIAEGQCERKEAFSGTFATGGAYTTYLSYCKVGGKLQIKHDVPAASNTDPQLHGTAEMTCESSSSRECSELRNSDEVPQDYGAAYNIFSSIKPLLLQVTCNEDTATFETGNENKNTYVYKKGYMYSEEKSSWNEFTFNCNVEDDSGDWCVGEGKKTFQNGDLKEKNYVAAFTCQWRTNEWKCGCKDDTCNESFWQLQWFKK from the coding sequence ATGAAAATATTCTCCAAAAAAATTATTTCAATCCTCACAGGAAGCTGTGCTCTTTTTCTCATTTTTGGATCTCCAACATGGGGTGCAAAATCGGTGGGAGACACCACTACATCAGAAAAAGAGACGGAAGCATTTGTAAATATTTCTCCTCCCACGCTTGGTATTTCAAGCGGAAGACCTCAATATGTGGAAAATGAAGTTCTTCTTTTTCTCAAACCAGATTCTCAAGTCGTACGAAACGCGAATTTTGCGGTACAAACCTTTGGAAAACTCTCTATGGAAGATGGAGAAAAAGTCTTTGCACAATCGATTTCTCAGGCATTTTCGGCAAATGATCCAAATGATTTAGAAGTAGAAACAAAAATTCTCTTCAACAAAGAAAATGGAATTGATTCATTTTCGCTTTCTGGAGAAGGAGATGAAATAATAATGGCAACGGTAAAAAGTAAGTCAAAATCGTCAGAGGAGCTTCTCGAAACCTATAAAAATGACCCTAATATCCTTTCGGCAGATCTCAATGGAATACGATACCCAACCACCAATTATGAAAATAAAGACAACCTCTGGCACTACTTTAATAATCAAAATAATGCGGGAGTCAATGCCGATAAAGTATGGGCGACTGGAGTTACTGGAGAAGGAGTAGTCGTCGCAGTTATTGACACAGGAATTGACCTTAATCATCCTGAATTTCAAGGACAACTTGTTACCGGATATGATTTTTCAGGAAACAACGATACAGATCCAAGTGACACAGAGGGACATGGAACACATGTTGCGGGTACAATCGCCGCCAAAAAAGATAACAATGGTGTTGTGGGCATTGCTCCAGACGCAAAAATAATGCCTCTTAAGGTCTTTGGTGGTGACGGAGGAGCATACGACAACGATATTTTTGAGGCGATAAGCTATGCCACTCAAAATGGAGCAAATGTCATCAATATGAGTCTCGGCGGCGATGGCGTATGCAGTAATAATTGGCAGAACCAAATTAATACTGCTGTTAACGCAGGAGTTACCATAGTGGTTGCCTCTGGAAATAGTGGACAGGAAGGAAATCCAACAGAAACACCAGCAAGTTGTAATGGAATTATCACCGTAGGGGCAACAGATTTCTATAAAAAAATTGCTCCCTTCTCAAGTTATGGAAATTGGGTCGATATTGCCGCCCCCGGAGCAGGAGAATGCGTAGGAAATAACACTGAAAGCTGCCGAGAAAATGGCATTGGAAGTACATGGTTATCAAATCAATATGCAAGGCTTATTGGAACGTCTATGGCAAGCCCACATATTGCCGGCATTGCCGCACTCATGAAGTCGAAAGACCCTTCGCTCACTCCTGCGCAAATCTTACAAATTATGTGTGACAATGCAGAAGACATTGATGCACCCGGAAAAGATGTAAAATCGGGATGTGGCTTTGCGAATGCAGAAAAAATTCTCGCCGCCGTATCTGGTGGAGGAGGTGGAGCCACCCTTGCTGTTTCTCCTACAACTCAATCCATTGCCGTTGGAGCATCCGTCACGAATATTGCTGTTTCCAATAGTGCCAGTGAACACACCTTTACTCTGAATGCCGGAACAACAGGTATCACCAAAAATCAGTGTTCAGACGGATCCACAACATGCACTCTTACCGCACCAACTGCCATCGGAACAGCAACACTCACCGTAAAAAAGACTGGACAAACAGATGCAGTCGCAACGATTATCGTCACAGATAATACAATACCTCCTCCTCCCCCTCGTCCTCCAAAAACCTGTTCTTCTGGGAATAGTGAACTGAAAACTATTGATTTTACCGGAAGTGCCCTCAGCCAATGGAAACATGAAATAAGCTATTGCGATTGTGACCTTAGTGATGTTCAAATTTCTACTGCTCGTGTTGCTGGATCAGGACAAACTCCTCCCTCAGTAACACTCAAACAGAATATTAATTTTAATTCCATTGCCGAAGGACAATGTGAACGAAAAGAAGCCTTCAGTGGAACATTTGCAACCGGAGGCGCATACACTACTTACCTCAGCTATTGTAAAGTTGGAGGAAAACTCCAAATTAAACACGATGTTCCTGCGGCATCAAACACTGATCCGCAATTGCACGGAACGGCGGAAATGACATGTGAGAGCTCCTCATCAAGAGAGTGCTCTGAGCTCCGCAATTCTGATGAAGTTCCACAAGATTATGGTGCCGCATATAATATATTCTCCAGTATAAAACCTCTTCTTCTTCAGGTAACCTGCAATGAAGATACCGCTACTTTTGAAACAGGAAATGAAAATAAGAATACGTATGTCTACAAAAAGGGCTATATGTATTCGGAAGAAAAGAGTTCTTGGAATGAGTTTACTTTTAACTGTAACGTAGAGGACGATTCAGGAGATTGGTGTGTTGGTGAGGGAAAGAAGACATTTCAAAACGGTGACTTAAAAGAAAAGAATTATGTCGCTGCCTTTACGTGTCAGTGGCGTACAAATGAGTGGAAATGTGGATGCAAAGATGACACTTGCAATGAGTCATTCTGGCAACTTCAGTGGTTTAAAAAATAA